The window AAGATCCGAATCCTCTAGTTTCTGGTAGAGGCATTAAGATCCTAGAAGATAATGGAATCAAGGTTACAACCGGTATTCTTGAATCAGAATGCAGAAAGGTCAATGAAATCTTTCTTCACTACATAACAAAAGGAACACCATTTTGTATCTTAAAAACGGCAATGACGCTAGATGGTAAAATTGCGACCAAAACCGGTCACTCAAAGTGGATTACAGGTGATTCATCAAGAAAACATGTTCACAAATTACGTCACCAAGTGTCTGCAATCATGGTTGGTATAGATACAGTGATTGAAGATAACCCACTCCTAACAACTCGTTTAGAAAAGCAAGATGGTCGTGATCCAATTCGTGTTATTGTTGATACGACTGCTCGTATCCCGTTAGATGCAAATGTTTTATCAAATGATTCGAGTGCTGCTACCATAATTGCTACTACAGAACGAGCACCTAAGGACAAGATAGAGTTATTAAAAGATCGAGGTGCTGACGTGATCGTGACAAGACTTAAAAACAATCGCGTTGATTTACAAGACCTGTTGAACCAGTTAGGCGAACGTAAGATCGACAGTGTGTTAATTGAAGGTGGAAGTACACTTAACTACTCGCTTTTACAAGAAGGACTTATTCATAAAGTAATGACCTATATTGCACCTAAACTAATTGGTGGAAGTACAGCTAAAACCCCTGTGGGAGGTCAAGGTGTAAGCACAATGGATGAAGCACTTCATTTACAAGACATTCAGGTATCTCATTTTGATGAAGACATTATGATTGAAGGATATATTAAGCATACAGTAAAGGAGGATTAGGATGTTTACTGGATTAGTAGAAGAGATTGGAACCATACAATCGATTGAAAAATCAACCAAGTCAGCTAGAATTAATATAAAAGCTAATACCGTATTAGATGGAGTAAAGCTAGGTGATAGCATCGCTACGAATGGTGTTTGCTTAACCGTTACAAACTTTTCAAACAATCAATTCTCAGTTGATGTCATGGCTGAAACGATGAGAAGCAGTAATTTATACCGATTAACAACGGGTGATGAAGTGAACTTAGAACGAGCAATGCAAGTTGGTGACCGACTAGGTGGACATATAGTAAGTGGCCACATCGATGGAATTGGAACCATTACTAAGTTTACTCCTGAAGACAATGCAGTATGGTGTACAATAAAGACATCTCAGGATATCCTTAAATACATCATTCACAAGGGTTCAATTGCAATTGATGGTGTCAGTTTAACCGTGAGTTATGTTGATGATGAAGTATTTAAAGTTTCGATTATTCCCCATACCAAACAAGTCACAACGATTCTCAGAAAACAAGAAGGTCAAATTGTAAACTTAGAGTGTGATATGATCGGTAAATATGTTGAAAAATTATTGAAACCACAAACAGAGAAAAAAGAAAAAAAGGACATAAGTTTGGAATTTCTTAGCAAGAATGGATTCATGTAAATAAAATCATTCATTCAATTAACTATAAAGGAGGATTACTATGAGTAAATTCAATACAATTGAAGAAGCGATTGAGGATATTAAAAAAGGAAAGATTGTTGTTGTTGTAGACGATGAAGACCGCGAAAATGAAGGCGATTTATTAATGTCTGCAGAAAAAGTTACACCAGAAGCGATTAATTTTATGGCGAAATACGGACGAGGGTTAATCTGTATGCCTGTTAAAGGTGAACGTTTGGATGAGTTAGACTTACATCCGATGGTGAATTTAAATACTGATCCCCATGAAACTGCATTTACTGTATCAATTGACTCTGATGAAAGCACAACAGGAATATCAGCACATGAACGTGCTAGAACAATTGCGAAAGTACTAGAAGCTGATGCAAAAGCAGAGAACTTTAAACGACCTGGTCATATCTTTCCACTTCGCGCAAGAGAAGGTGGCGTATTAAAGCGTGCGGGTCATACAGAAGCTGCTGTTGACTTAGCGATGCTTGCAGGACATAAACCTGCAGGTGTTATTTGCGAAATCATGAGCGATGATGGAACGATGGCACGTGTACCTGAGTTAATGGAATTTGTTAAAGAACACGATTTAAAACTCATTACAATTGCAGATTTGATTTCTTATCGTCGTAAGCAGGACAAGCTAGTAGAGCGTGTTACACAAGCACATATGCCTACAAAATATGGTAACTTT of the Haloplasma contractile SSD-17B genome contains:
- the ribD gene encoding bifunctional diaminohydroxyphosphoribosylaminopyrimidine deaminase/5-amino-6-(5-phosphoribosylamino)uracil reductase RibD, whose amino-acid sequence is MDQKFMKRAIELSKKGIGYTSPNPLVGAVIVKDGTIIGEGYHEVYGSHHAEVNAFKNATEDVTGATMYVTLEPCSHYGKTPPCADLIVKKKIKEVVIALKDPNPLVSGRGIKILEDNGIKVTTGILESECRKVNEIFLHYITKGTPFCILKTAMTLDGKIATKTGHSKWITGDSSRKHVHKLRHQVSAIMVGIDTVIEDNPLLTTRLEKQDGRDPIRVIVDTTARIPLDANVLSNDSSAATIIATTERAPKDKIELLKDRGADVIVTRLKNNRVDLQDLLNQLGERKIDSVLIEGGSTLNYSLLQEGLIHKVMTYIAPKLIGGSTAKTPVGGQGVSTMDEALHLQDIQVSHFDEDIMIEGYIKHTVKED
- a CDS encoding riboflavin synthase, whose amino-acid sequence is MFTGLVEEIGTIQSIEKSTKSARINIKANTVLDGVKLGDSIATNGVCLTVTNFSNNQFSVDVMAETMRSSNLYRLTTGDEVNLERAMQVGDRLGGHIVSGHIDGIGTITKFTPEDNAVWCTIKTSQDILKYIIHKGSIAIDGVSLTVSYVDDEVFKVSIIPHTKQVTTILRKQEGQIVNLECDMIGKYVEKLLKPQTEKKEKKDISLEFLSKNGFM
- a CDS encoding bifunctional 3,4-dihydroxy-2-butanone-4-phosphate synthase/GTP cyclohydrolase II; its protein translation is MSKFNTIEEAIEDIKKGKIVVVVDDEDRENEGDLLMSAEKVTPEAINFMAKYGRGLICMPVKGERLDELDLHPMVNLNTDPHETAFTVSIDSDESTTGISAHERARTIAKVLEADAKAENFKRPGHIFPLRAREGGVLKRAGHTEAAVDLAMLAGHKPAGVICEIMSDDGTMARVPELMEFVKEHDLKLITIADLISYRRKQDKLVERVTQAHMPTKYGNFKMVGYVNKVNGEHHIALVKGDITDGEPVLMRVHSECLTGDAFGSLRCDCGDQFAAAMKKINEEGRGLLLYMRQEGRGIGLINKIKAYALQDTGMDTVEANLALGFSEDMRDYGIGAEIIRDLGIKKIKLMTNNPKKINGLEGYGLEIVERVPIQMNHNERNEFYLKTKKKKLGHMLKFEEE